The Streptomyces sp. NBC_01268 genome window below encodes:
- a CDS encoding HelD family protein, with product MSTEEFRKEQRFITELYARLDDLRDRAEAGVARALATSGEGSAQARLERDVLVAEQAGLLAAFNAGETGLCFGRLVFQDGRDHHIGRIGIREDDPNRTPLVVDWRAEIARPFYLATGYEPMGLSRRRHITTHGREVVSLHDEVLDLADATRSGHESRDADEVLLAALDAARTGRMHDIVQTIQAEQDAIIRSPHRGVLVVEGGPGTGKTAVALHRAAYLLYAHREQLAKRAVLIVGPNPAFLGYIGNVLPSLGETGVLLATPGELFPGVRATGTDTPEAATVKGSAVMADALAAAVRDRQQVPERGEPLIVPHEDGDLVIDWDMALEARHKARETFLPHNLARPYFVFRILDALAEQLADRIGADPYGGPNFLGPDDRALLAKGVAANPEVHSALDTLWPDLTPQEFLADYLAEPTHLDEADIEAIRRTGDGPWTPADVPLLDEAAELLGEDDSAARAAEEAERQKQIQYAQGVLDVSFASRTYEFEDKEELDKDASEVLSAHDIIDAERFAERHEEADHRSAAERAAADRTWAFGHIIVDEAQELSAMAWRLLMRRSPTRSMTLVGDPAQTADPAGVGSWERILAPYVADRWELVRLGVNYRTPAEIMAVAAEVRRTADPAFEPPRSVRSTGVEPWDRTVEDPVKETADAVAAEPAGEGRLAVIAPVALHPALLAALPDASYGPKPDLTRQVVLLDPRQAKGLEFDTVLVVDPDGIRDGATHGINDLYVALTRATQRMGVIRRA from the coding sequence TTGTCAACCGAGGAATTTCGGAAAGAGCAGCGATTCATCACCGAGCTCTACGCACGACTCGACGACCTGAGGGACCGGGCCGAGGCCGGAGTCGCGCGGGCGCTCGCCACCTCGGGGGAGGGCAGCGCGCAGGCGCGGCTGGAACGGGACGTGCTCGTCGCCGAACAGGCCGGGCTGCTCGCCGCGTTCAACGCGGGCGAGACCGGGCTCTGCTTCGGACGCCTCGTCTTCCAGGACGGACGCGACCACCACATCGGCCGGATCGGCATCCGCGAGGACGACCCGAACCGCACCCCCCTCGTCGTCGACTGGCGCGCCGAGATCGCCCGCCCGTTCTACCTCGCCACCGGATACGAGCCCATGGGCCTCAGCCGCCGGCGGCACATCACCACCCACGGCCGCGAGGTCGTCTCGCTCCACGACGAGGTGCTCGACCTCGCCGACGCCACCCGCTCCGGGCACGAGAGCCGCGACGCCGACGAGGTCCTGCTCGCCGCGCTCGACGCCGCCCGGACCGGCCGCATGCACGACATCGTGCAGACCATCCAGGCCGAACAGGACGCCATCATCCGCTCCCCGCACCGCGGGGTCCTCGTCGTCGAGGGCGGCCCCGGCACCGGCAAGACCGCCGTCGCCCTGCACCGCGCCGCCTACCTGCTCTACGCCCACCGCGAGCAGCTCGCCAAGCGGGCCGTGCTCATCGTCGGCCCCAACCCCGCCTTCCTCGGCTACATCGGCAACGTACTGCCCTCCCTCGGCGAGACCGGCGTCCTGCTCGCCACCCCCGGCGAGCTCTTCCCCGGCGTCCGCGCCACCGGCACCGACACCCCCGAGGCCGCCACCGTCAAGGGCTCCGCCGTCATGGCCGACGCCCTCGCCGCCGCCGTGCGCGACCGCCAGCAGGTCCCCGAGCGCGGGGAGCCGCTGATCGTCCCGCACGAGGACGGCGACCTGGTCATCGACTGGGACATGGCCCTGGAAGCCCGCCACAAGGCCCGCGAGACCTTCCTCCCGCACAACCTCGCCCGCCCCTACTTCGTCTTCCGGATCCTCGACGCCCTCGCCGAGCAACTCGCCGACCGCATCGGTGCCGACCCCTACGGCGGCCCCAACTTCCTCGGCCCCGACGACCGCGCCCTGCTCGCCAAGGGCGTCGCCGCCAACCCCGAGGTGCACAGCGCCCTCGACACCCTCTGGCCGGACCTCACCCCGCAGGAGTTCCTGGCCGACTACCTCGCCGAGCCCACCCACCTGGACGAGGCGGACATCGAGGCGATCCGGCGCACCGGCGACGGCCCCTGGACCCCCGCCGACGTCCCCCTCCTCGACGAGGCCGCCGAACTCCTCGGCGAGGACGACTCGGCCGCCCGCGCCGCCGAGGAGGCCGAGCGGCAGAAGCAGATCCAGTACGCCCAGGGCGTCCTCGACGTCTCCTTCGCCTCCCGCACCTACGAGTTCGAGGACAAGGAGGAGCTCGACAAGGACGCCTCCGAGGTGCTCTCCGCGCACGACATCATCGACGCCGAGCGCTTCGCCGAACGCCACGAGGAGGCCGACCACCGCAGCGCCGCCGAACGCGCCGCCGCCGACCGCACCTGGGCCTTCGGCCACATCATCGTCGACGAGGCGCAGGAGCTCTCCGCGATGGCCTGGCGGCTCCTCATGCGCCGCAGCCCGACCCGCTCCATGACCCTGGTCGGCGACCCCGCCCAGACCGCCGACCCGGCCGGCGTCGGCTCCTGGGAGCGGATCCTCGCGCCGTACGTGGCGGACCGCTGGGAGCTCGTCCGGCTCGGCGTCAACTACCGGACCCCGGCCGAGATCATGGCCGTCGCCGCCGAGGTGCGGCGCACCGCCGACCCGGCGTTCGAGCCGCCCCGCTCGGTCCGCTCCACGGGCGTCGAGCCCTGGGACCGGACCGTCGAGGACCCGGTCAAGGAGACCGCCGACGCCGTCGCCGCGGAGCCGGCCGGCGAGGGCAGACTCGCGGTGATCGCCCCGGTCGCCCTCCACCCGGCGCTGCTGGCGGCCCTGCCGGACGCCTCGTACGGTCCGAAGCCCGACCTCACCCGGCAGGTCGTGCTGCTCGACCCGCGCCAGGCCAAGGGCCTGGAGTTCGACACCGTCCTCGTCGTCGACCCCGACGGCATCCGGGACGGCGCCACGCACGGCATCAACGACCTGTACGTGGCGCTCACCCGGGCCACCCAGCGGATGGGCGTGATCAGGCGGGCCTGA
- a CDS encoding glycoside hydrolase family 16 protein — MSRARRTPLLASLLAAALAGGALLGLGGAGTASGAVPPAPGWTLQWSDDFDGPDRALPDAGRWQIDTGHNYPGGPANWGTGEIQEYTASPDNVRLDGTGNLRITPLKDGAGNWTSGRIETRRADFKAPAGGTLRIEGRVQMPNVTGEAALGYWPAFWALGAPYRGNYWNWPAIGEFDIMENVNGLDSVWGVLHCGVNPGGPCGETTGIGASRACPGSTCQSGFHTYRFEWDRSASSGELRWYVDGQLFHSVNETRVGATAWADMTSHAGYFVLLNLAVGGAFPDALAGRTPTAATVPGRPMLVDYVAVWTKGGTTTTPPTTPPPTTPPPSGSSELYLRGDGGAGDAQGSAGTVTLASAGGANHDGTPVGPQVFTSGPLTRTYDGGATRFDLLVDAGAVVANGQQVRVSYDRTGDGSWDRVETYRYFATDPVPGDEHYTEAAGLRSATGTLGNLVNGRVKVEVWNAIGNGPSTLGTGNRSVVRIPFG; from the coding sequence TTGAGCCGCGCCAGACGCACCCCTCTGCTCGCCTCGCTCCTCGCCGCCGCCCTCGCCGGCGGCGCCCTGCTCGGACTCGGCGGCGCCGGCACGGCCAGCGGCGCCGTGCCGCCCGCCCCCGGCTGGACGCTCCAGTGGAGCGACGACTTCGACGGCCCCGACCGCGCGCTGCCCGACGCGGGCCGCTGGCAGATCGACACCGGGCACAACTACCCCGGAGGCCCCGCGAACTGGGGGACGGGCGAGATCCAGGAGTACACGGCGAGCCCCGACAACGTACGGCTCGACGGCACCGGCAACCTGCGCATCACCCCGCTCAAGGACGGCGCGGGCAACTGGACCTCGGGCCGGATCGAGACCAGGCGGGCCGACTTCAAGGCCCCGGCCGGCGGCACCCTGCGCATCGAGGGCCGCGTTCAGATGCCGAACGTGACCGGTGAGGCCGCCCTCGGCTACTGGCCGGCCTTCTGGGCGCTCGGCGCGCCGTACCGCGGCAACTACTGGAACTGGCCCGCCATCGGCGAGTTCGACATCATGGAGAACGTCAACGGCCTCGACTCCGTGTGGGGGGTGCTGCACTGCGGGGTGAACCCGGGCGGCCCCTGCGGCGAGACCACGGGCATCGGCGCCAGCCGCGCCTGCCCCGGGTCGACCTGCCAGTCCGGCTTCCACACGTACCGCTTCGAGTGGGACCGCTCCGCCTCCTCGGGCGAGCTGCGCTGGTACGTGGACGGACAGCTCTTCCACAGCGTGAACGAGACCCGGGTCGGCGCCACCGCCTGGGCCGACATGACGAGCCACGCCGGCTACTTCGTCCTGCTCAACCTGGCGGTCGGCGGGGCGTTCCCGGACGCGCTGGCGGGGCGGACCCCGACGGCCGCGACCGTGCCCGGGCGGCCGATGCTGGTCGACTACGTGGCCGTGTGGACCAAGGGCGGCACCACGACCACACCGCCGACCACACCGCCGCCGACCACGCCGCCGCCCTCGGGCTCCTCGGAGCTGTACCTGCGCGGCGACGGCGGTGCCGGGGACGCGCAGGGGTCGGCCGGGACGGTCACCCTCGCCTCGGCGGGCGGGGCCAACCACGACGGGACGCCCGTCGGCCCGCAGGTCTTCACCTCGGGCCCGCTGACCCGCACGTACGACGGCGGCGCGACCCGCTTCGACCTCCTCGTGGACGCGGGCGCCGTGGTCGCCAACGGACAGCAGGTGCGGGTGAGTTACGACCGCACCGGCGACGGGAGCTGGGACCGGGTGGAGACTTACCGCTACTTCGCCACCGACCCGGTGCCCGGCGACGAGCACTACACGGAGGCGGCCGGCCTGCGGTCCGCCACCGGCACGCTCGGGAACCTGGTGAACGGGCGGGTCAAGGTCGAGGTGTGGAACGCGATCGGCAACGGGCCCAGCACCCTGGGCACGGGGAACCGGTCGGTGGTCCGCATCCCCTTCGGATGA
- a CDS encoding thioredoxin family protein, whose amino-acid sequence MTYATGVAEVTDADFDTEVLGAGVPVLVKFTAQWCGPCRQLTPVLGAVAAEEGERLRIVEIDVDHNPLTTVRYGVMATPTLMVFDGGEPVKSMVGARPKRRLLEELADVLEPSRA is encoded by the coding sequence ATGACGTACGCGACGGGCGTGGCCGAGGTCACGGACGCGGACTTCGACACCGAGGTCCTGGGGGCCGGAGTGCCGGTCCTGGTGAAGTTCACCGCGCAGTGGTGCGGGCCGTGCCGGCAGCTGACGCCGGTGCTCGGCGCCGTGGCGGCGGAGGAGGGCGAGCGGCTGCGGATCGTCGAGATCGACGTGGACCACAACCCGCTGACCACGGTGAGGTACGGGGTGATGGCGACCCCGACCCTGATGGTCTTCGACGGGGGCGAGCCCGTGAAGTCGATGGTGGGCGCCCGCCCCAAGCGCCGCCTCCTGGAGGAGCTGGCCGACGTCCTGGAGCCCTCCAGGGCGTGA
- a CDS encoding glycosyltransferase, producing MRVVLSAYDSRGGVEPLVGLAVRLRGLGAEVLVCAPPDEEFAKRLAGVGVAMVPTGASVRDLVSGKVPPSPGGVPRRAAELVAAFHENVSAVAEGCDVLLATGLLPAAAGVQTVAEQRGIPYVYASYQPVSLPSPHHPPIPRPGRPLPPDVTDHAALWGRDAQDAQDVFGEAVNGHRVSVGLPPVDALRDHVFTDRPWLASDPVLAPWVRPAELDVVQTGAWVLPDERPLPAELLAFLDAGTPPVYVGFGSVPVRDPQDVARAAVDAVRAQGRRVLLSRGWAELAPADARDDCFVVGESNHQALFRRVAAVVHHGGAGTTTTATWAGAPQVIVAQGGDQPYFAERVTALGIGAEHAGPVPAFASLSAALGTALAPETRERAAAVAAGFREDGAETAARMLVDVAGR from the coding sequence ATGCGTGTGGTGTTGTCGGCGTACGACTCGCGCGGGGGCGTCGAGCCGCTGGTCGGACTCGCGGTGCGGCTGCGCGGGCTCGGGGCGGAGGTGCTCGTGTGCGCGCCGCCCGACGAGGAGTTCGCGAAGCGGCTCGCCGGGGTCGGCGTCGCGATGGTGCCCACCGGAGCGTCCGTGCGGGACCTGGTGAGCGGCAAGGTCCCGCCCTCGCCGGGCGGGGTGCCGCGGCGGGCCGCCGAACTGGTGGCCGCGTTCCACGAGAACGTCTCCGCCGTCGCGGAGGGCTGCGACGTGCTCCTGGCGACGGGCCTCCTGCCGGCCGCGGCCGGCGTGCAGACCGTCGCCGAGCAGCGGGGCATCCCCTACGTGTACGCGAGCTACCAGCCGGTCAGCCTGCCGTCGCCGCACCACCCGCCGATCCCACGGCCCGGGCGCCCGCTGCCGCCGGACGTGACGGACCACGCGGCGCTGTGGGGGCGGGACGCCCAGGACGCCCAGGACGTGTTCGGCGAGGCGGTCAACGGGCACCGGGTGTCGGTCGGCCTGCCGCCGGTGGACGCGCTGCGCGACCACGTCTTCACCGACCGGCCGTGGCTGGCCTCGGACCCGGTGCTCGCCCCGTGGGTGCGGCCGGCGGAGCTCGACGTGGTGCAGACCGGCGCGTGGGTCCTGCCGGACGAACGCCCGCTCCCCGCCGAGCTGCTGGCCTTCCTGGACGCCGGCACCCCGCCCGTGTACGTGGGCTTCGGCAGCGTCCCCGTACGCGATCCGCAGGACGTCGCCCGGGCGGCCGTCGACGCGGTCCGGGCGCAGGGCCGCCGGGTGCTGCTCTCGCGCGGCTGGGCCGAACTCGCCCCGGCCGACGCGCGGGACGACTGCTTCGTGGTCGGCGAGTCCAACCACCAGGCGCTGTTCCGCCGGGTGGCGGCCGTCGTGCACCACGGCGGCGCCGGCACCACGACGACCGCCACCTGGGCGGGCGCACCGCAGGTGATCGTGGCGCAGGGCGGCGACCAGCCGTACTTCGCCGAGCGGGTCACCGCCCTGGGCATCGGCGCGGAGCACGCCGGCCCGGTCCCCGCCTTCGCGTCCCTGTCGGCGGCGCTGGGGACGGCGCTGGCTCCGGAGACCCGCGAGCGGGCCGCCGCCGTGGCCGCCGGCTTCCGCGAGGACGGGGCGGAGACGGCGGCGCGGATGCTGGTCGACGTGGCCGGCCGCTAG
- a CDS encoding NAD-dependent epimerase/dehydratase family protein codes for MDILIIGGNRYFGKRLTTRLLDAGHRVTVLNRGSSEAPEGTVRLVADRNDETALEKALDGRYFDVVVDQVCYTPRQAEIARRVFAGRTGRYLMTSTVEVYGYEDSPVPVAEDALDLGTVTVDPGLPWEDPEFLDAHYGEGKRQAEAVFAGGTAFPWASVRVAHVLGGADDFTGRVEHYARRIRAGEPIAVPTVNRPATYVYVEEIAAFLAWAVGAEFTGPVNAHSHGPLTTTDICAAIESRVGGRTVFQEVEVGEVSPFSFARSYGMDNSRAEALGFRFSHSSEWLARAVSETVTAPAGA; via the coding sequence ATGGACATTCTGATCATCGGCGGGAACCGCTATTTCGGAAAGCGGCTGACAACGCGCCTGCTGGATGCGGGACATCGGGTGACGGTGCTCAACCGCGGTTCTTCCGAGGCCCCGGAAGGAACCGTTCGACTGGTCGCCGACCGGAACGACGAGACCGCACTGGAAAAGGCCCTCGACGGGCGGTATTTCGATGTCGTCGTGGACCAGGTCTGCTACACGCCGCGCCAGGCGGAGATCGCCCGGCGGGTGTTCGCGGGGCGGACCGGACGCTATCTGATGACCTCGACGGTGGAGGTGTACGGGTACGAGGACTCCCCCGTCCCGGTCGCCGAGGACGCCCTCGACCTGGGCACGGTCACGGTCGACCCGGGACTCCCCTGGGAGGACCCGGAGTTCCTCGACGCGCACTACGGGGAGGGGAAGCGGCAGGCCGAGGCGGTGTTCGCGGGCGGCACGGCGTTCCCCTGGGCCTCGGTGCGGGTCGCGCACGTGCTGGGCGGCGCCGACGACTTCACGGGGCGGGTGGAGCACTACGCGCGGCGGATCCGGGCGGGCGAGCCGATCGCCGTGCCCACGGTGAACCGGCCCGCGACCTACGTGTACGTGGAGGAGATCGCCGCCTTTCTCGCCTGGGCCGTCGGGGCGGAATTCACCGGCCCCGTCAACGCGCATTCCCACGGGCCGCTGACCACGACCGACATCTGCGCCGCGATCGAATCCCGGGTGGGCGGCAGGACCGTTTTCCAGGAGGTAGAGGTCGGGGAGGTCTCCCCGTTCTCCTTCGCCCGCTCCTACGGGATGGACAATTCCCGGGCGGAAGCACTCGGATTCCGCTTCTCGCATTCCTCGGAATGGCTCGCGCGGGCCGTCTCGGAGACGGTGACCGCGCCGGCGGGTGCGTGA
- a CDS encoding MerR family transcriptional regulator: protein MRIGELAERAGTTTRTLRYYESRGLLTARRTDNGYRTYDEDDLRLLRQIRTLQDFGFDLEETRPFVDCLRAGHPAGDACPASLAVYRRKLAELDGLIEQLTEVRAQVGAQLLRAEAELPGGPEPRCELGGATQ, encoded by the coding sequence ATGCGAATCGGCGAGCTTGCCGAGCGGGCGGGCACGACCACGCGGACTCTGCGCTACTACGAGTCCCGGGGCCTCCTGACCGCGCGGCGCACGGACAACGGCTACCGCACCTACGACGAGGACGACCTGCGGCTGCTCCGGCAGATCCGGACCCTGCAGGACTTCGGGTTCGACCTGGAGGAGACCCGGCCGTTCGTGGACTGCCTGCGGGCCGGGCATCCGGCGGGTGACGCGTGCCCCGCGTCGCTCGCCGTCTACCGGCGCAAGCTGGCCGAGCTCGACGGGCTCATCGAGCAGCTGACGGAGGTGCGCGCCCAGGTCGGCGCGCAGCTCCTGCGGGCCGAGGCGGAACTGCCGGGCGGCCCGGAACCGCGATGCGAACTGGGAGGAGCGACGCAATGA
- a CDS encoding Lrp/AsnC family transcriptional regulator, with the protein MGVRAAAPKEPRHLRAAAVETTAGAFDPIDRQILDLLQSDGRIKLSELGRRVRLSPAAVTERVRRLESCGAITGYGAQVAAARLGYGIQAFIRVNPHGGYTLKHPRTLELIARPEIREVHHVVGEDCWILKVAVTDTVHLEEVLEQVSALGRTTTSIVLSSPVERKPLLPPGA; encoded by the coding sequence ATGGGAGTCCGGGCCGCCGCACCGAAGGAACCTCGGCATCTGCGCGCCGCCGCCGTCGAAACGACGGCGGGTGCCTTCGACCCCATCGACCGGCAGATCCTGGACCTGCTCCAGAGCGACGGCCGGATCAAGCTCAGCGAGCTCGGCCGCCGGGTCCGGCTCAGCCCCGCCGCCGTCACCGAGCGGGTCCGCCGCCTGGAGTCCTGCGGCGCGATCACCGGCTACGGCGCCCAGGTCGCCGCCGCCCGGCTCGGCTACGGCATCCAGGCCTTCATCAGGGTGAACCCGCACGGCGGTTACACCCTCAAGCACCCCCGCACCCTGGAGCTCATCGCCCGTCCCGAGATCCGCGAGGTGCACCACGTGGTCGGCGAGGACTGCTGGATCCTCAAGGTCGCGGTGACCGACACCGTGCACCTGGAGGAGGTCCTGGAGCAGGTCTCCGCACTGGGCCGCACGACCACGTCGATCGTCCTGTCCTCCCCGGTCGAGCGGAAGCCGCTGCTGCCGCCGGGCGCCTGA
- the glgB gene encoding 1,4-alpha-glucan branching enzyme, which produces MTPRPAGKTAGKTAGSARKAPPLDPGDRARLLAGEHHDPHGVLGAHPVKGGIVVRVLRPWAKEVAVLLPKGRRIVLDDEGDGLFSGLVPLLRKVPAYELRVRYDADELPVDDPYRFLPALGELDLHLIGEGRHEELWTALGARVMTHQGTAGTRFTVWAPNARGVRVTGDWTYWDGSALPMRSLGSSGVWELFVPGVGEGALYKFDIARPDGSHTVRADPMARRTECPPNTASVVTDDHHVWGDAEWMERRGARPHHEAPLSVYELHLPSWRPGLTYRQLAEQLPGYVRDLGFTHVEFMAVAEHPFHGSWGYQVTGFYAPTARLGTPDDFRYLVDALHQAGIGVLMDWVPAHFPRDDWALAEFDGRPLYEHEDPRRSAHPDWGTLEFDYGRKEVRNFLVANAVYWCERFHLDGLRVDAVASMLYLDYSREHGEWLPNEFGGRENLDAVAFLQEMNATVYRRCPGVVTFAEESTAWDGVTRPTDQVGPGGFGGLGFGLKWNMGWMHDSLGYVGKEPVHRKYHHHEMTFSMVYAYSENYILPISHDEVVHGKRALVSKMPGDWWQQRADHRAYLGFMWAHPGKQLLFMGQEFAQGAEWSVDHGPDWWLLDPSYGAEADHRGVRDLVRDLNTVYTATPALWERDTSPEGFQWVVGDAAEDNVFAFLRFDACGSPLLAVCNFSPVVRHDYRLGVPDTFAAWAEVLNTDAARYGGGDVVGTDPVKTESVPWHGRSASLRTTLPPLATVWFRPA; this is translated from the coding sequence GTGACCCCCCGTCCCGCAGGCAAGACGGCTGGCAAGACGGCAGGCAGCGCGCGGAAGGCCCCGCCGCTGGATCCCGGCGACCGGGCCCGGCTGCTCGCCGGTGAGCACCACGACCCGCACGGCGTGCTCGGCGCCCACCCGGTCAAGGGCGGGATCGTGGTGCGGGTGCTCCGCCCCTGGGCGAAGGAGGTGGCCGTGCTCCTGCCGAAGGGGCGGCGGATCGTCCTCGACGACGAGGGGGACGGGCTGTTCTCCGGGCTGGTCCCGCTGCTGCGGAAGGTGCCCGCGTACGAGCTCCGGGTGCGGTACGACGCCGACGAGCTGCCCGTCGACGACCCGTACCGCTTCCTGCCCGCCCTCGGCGAGCTCGACCTGCACCTGATCGGCGAGGGCCGGCACGAGGAGCTGTGGACGGCGCTCGGCGCCCGCGTCATGACCCACCAGGGCACGGCCGGCACCCGCTTCACCGTGTGGGCGCCGAACGCCCGCGGGGTGCGGGTCACCGGCGACTGGACGTACTGGGACGGCAGCGCGCTGCCGATGCGCTCGCTCGGCTCGTCGGGCGTGTGGGAGCTGTTCGTGCCGGGCGTCGGCGAGGGCGCGCTGTACAAGTTCGACATCGCCCGCCCGGACGGCTCGCACACGGTCCGCGCCGACCCGATGGCCCGCCGCACCGAGTGCCCGCCGAACACGGCGTCGGTGGTGACCGACGACCACCACGTGTGGGGCGACGCGGAGTGGATGGAGCGGCGCGGGGCACGCCCGCACCACGAGGCGCCGCTGTCCGTGTACGAGCTGCACCTGCCGTCCTGGCGGCCCGGGCTCACCTACCGGCAGCTGGCCGAGCAGCTGCCCGGCTACGTGCGCGACCTCGGCTTCACCCACGTCGAGTTCATGGCGGTCGCCGAGCATCCCTTCCACGGCTCCTGGGGCTACCAGGTCACCGGCTTCTACGCGCCGACGGCCCGGCTGGGCACCCCCGACGACTTCCGCTACCTGGTGGACGCCCTGCACCAGGCGGGCATCGGCGTCCTGATGGACTGGGTGCCGGCGCACTTCCCGCGGGACGACTGGGCGCTCGCGGAGTTCGACGGGCGGCCGCTGTACGAGCACGAGGACCCGCGCCGCTCGGCCCATCCCGACTGGGGGACGCTGGAGTTCGACTACGGGCGCAAGGAGGTGCGCAACTTCCTGGTCGCCAACGCCGTGTACTGGTGCGAGCGCTTCCACCTCGACGGACTGCGGGTCGACGCGGTCGCCTCGATGCTCTACCTGGACTACTCGCGCGAGCACGGCGAGTGGCTGCCGAACGAGTTCGGCGGGCGGGAGAACCTGGACGCGGTGGCGTTCCTCCAGGAGATGAACGCCACCGTGTACCGGCGCTGCCCGGGGGTCGTCACCTTCGCCGAGGAGTCCACCGCCTGGGACGGGGTGACCCGGCCGACGGACCAGGTGGGTCCGGGCGGCTTCGGCGGGCTGGGCTTCGGCCTGAAGTGGAACATGGGCTGGATGCACGACTCCCTCGGCTACGTCGGGAAGGAGCCGGTGCACCGCAAGTACCACCACCACGAGATGACCTTCTCGATGGTGTACGCGTACAGCGAGAACTACATCCTGCCGATCTCCCACGACGAGGTGGTGCACGGCAAGCGGGCGCTGGTGTCGAAGATGCCCGGCGACTGGTGGCAGCAGCGGGCCGACCACCGCGCCTACCTGGGCTTCATGTGGGCCCACCCGGGCAAGCAGCTGCTGTTCATGGGGCAGGAGTTCGCCCAGGGAGCGGAGTGGTCGGTGGACCACGGCCCCGACTGGTGGCTGCTCGACCCGTCGTACGGGGCGGAGGCCGACCACCGGGGCGTGCGGGACCTGGTGCGCGACCTGAACACGGTGTACACGGCGACGCCGGCGCTGTGGGAGCGGGACACCTCGCCCGAGGGCTTCCAGTGGGTGGTGGGCGACGCGGCCGAGGACAACGTCTTCGCCTTCCTCCGCTTCGACGCCTGCGGCTCCCCGCTGCTCGCCGTGTGCAACTTCTCCCCGGTGGTGCGGCACGACTACCGGCTCGGCGTGCCGGACACGTTCGCGGCCTGGGCGGAGGTGCTGAACACGGACGCGGCCCGCTACGGCGGCGGGGACGTGGTGGGCACCGACCCGGTGAAGACCGAGTCGGTGCCGTGGCACGGGCGTTCCGCGAGCCTGCGGACGACGCTGCCGCCGCTGGCGACGGTGTGGTTCAGGCCCGCCTGA
- a CDS encoding aldo/keto reductase, producing the protein MRYRTLGDVTVGAVGLGTMPLSIEGHPDGSRALATVHAALDAGVTLLDTADSYHPPGGEPGAGERLVARALAAYGGDRDAVLVATKGGRGRSADGGWTVDGRPEHLRRAAEASARRLGATPLGLYQLHKPDPAVPYAESLGAMRELLDAGTIRLAGVSNVNGGQIRLAREILGERLVSVQNRYSPAVRDAEAELRLCAELGLAFLPWSPLGGISRSSLDGPSAQEEDPESGAFHRVARARGVSPQRVALAWLLARPGNVLPIPGASRPESARDSALAAELVLTEAELAELGV; encoded by the coding sequence ATGAGGTACCGCACCCTCGGCGACGTGACCGTCGGCGCCGTCGGGCTCGGCACGATGCCCCTGTCCATCGAGGGGCACCCGGACGGATCCCGCGCCCTGGCCACCGTCCACGCGGCCCTGGACGCGGGGGTGACCCTGCTCGACACGGCCGACTCGTACCACCCGCCAGGCGGCGAACCCGGCGCCGGCGAACGGCTGGTGGCCCGCGCGCTCGCCGCGTACGGGGGCGACCGGGACGCGGTGCTCGTGGCCACCAAGGGCGGCCGGGGCCGGAGCGCCGACGGCGGCTGGACCGTCGACGGACGCCCGGAGCACCTGCGGCGGGCGGCCGAGGCCTCGGCGCGGCGGCTCGGCGCCACTCCGCTCGGCCTCTACCAGCTGCACAAGCCGGACCCGGCCGTCCCCTACGCCGAATCACTCGGTGCGATGAGGGAGTTGCTCGACGCGGGGACGATCCGGCTGGCGGGGGTCTCCAACGTGAACGGCGGGCAGATCCGGCTGGCCCGGGAGATCCTGGGCGAGCGCCTGGTGTCGGTGCAGAACCGGTACTCGCCGGCCGTCCGGGACGCCGAGGCCGAGCTGCGGCTCTGCGCGGAGCTGGGCCTGGCCTTCCTGCCGTGGAGCCCGCTCGGCGGCATCTCCCGCAGCTCCCTCGACGGCCCCTCCGCGCAGGAGGAGGACCCGGAGTCCGGAGCCTTCCACCGGGTGGCACGGGCCCGCGGGGTGAGCCCCCAGCGGGTGGCGCTGGCCTGGCTGCTGGCCCGCCCGGGGAACGTGCTGCCGATCCCCGGCGCCAGCCGCCCGGAGTCGGCGCGCGACTCGGCCCTGGCCGCCGAACTGGTCTTGACAGAAGCAGAGTTGGCCGAGCTGGGGGTTTGA